The proteins below come from a single Tissierella sp. MB52-C2 genomic window:
- a CDS encoding TFIIB-type zinc ribbon-containing protein, whose translation MVIHYKCPNCGSDMIFDSESGMLSCGSCGRKEGIDSFPKENIETIFEENDGKEYHCKNCGATLITDKDTTAINCSFCGAGVVLLDRLTGNLAPSKVIPFTISKERAMKAFQTWCKNGLLTPEGFMTADRVKGITGMYVPFWLYDLNSRAEVNAVGTKVRTYTKGEYIYTETSYYDVYRDINVDYMKVPVDASEKMDDKLMDRLEPYNYGQLKDFNTPYLAGYIAEKYNYDHRELLPRAASKIHRYVKSLARSTISGYTTINYNREDIVTRNRQAYYTLLPVWVVYYDYKGSEYVFAMNGQTGKVVGRPPISKAKVATWFGRVAVGVFVFLKLASLLMGGGIW comes from the coding sequence ATGGTAATACACTATAAATGTCCTAATTGTGGATCAGATATGATTTTTGATAGTGAATCAGGGATGCTTAGTTGTGGGAGCTGTGGGAGAAAAGAAGGTATAGATAGCTTTCCTAAGGAAAATATAGAAACTATCTTTGAAGAAAATGACGGTAAAGAATATCATTGTAAAAACTGTGGTGCTACACTGATTACTGATAAAGATACGACAGCTATAAACTGTAGTTTCTGTGGAGCTGGGGTAGTACTTTTAGATAGATTGACTGGGAACTTAGCTCCATCTAAAGTAATTCCGTTTACAATAAGTAAGGAAAGGGCTATGAAAGCCTTTCAAACTTGGTGTAAAAATGGATTATTGACTCCAGAAGGTTTTATGACTGCCGATAGAGTCAAGGGAATAACTGGAATGTATGTACCTTTTTGGCTATACGATTTAAATAGCAGAGCAGAAGTAAATGCCGTAGGCACTAAAGTGAGAACTTATACTAAGGGAGAATACATATATACAGAAACTAGTTATTATGATGTATACAGAGATATAAATGTTGATTATATGAAAGTTCCCGTAGACGCTTCAGAGAAAATGGATGATAAGCTTATGGATAGATTAGAGCCCTATAATTACGGTCAATTAAAGGATTTTAATACTCCTTATTTAGCAGGATATATTGCTGAGAAATATAATTATGATCATAGGGAATTGCTTCCAAGGGCAGCATCTAAAATACATAGATATGTAAAATCCTTGGCTAGATCTACAATATCCGGATATACAACTATTAATTATAATCGAGAGGATATAGTTACAAGGAATAGACAGGCATATTATACCCTTTTACCTGTTTGGGTGGTCTATTATGATTATAAGGGGTCAGAATATGTATTTGCTATGAATGGTCAGACAGGAAAGGTTGTAGGAAGGCCACCTATTAGTAAGGCTAAGGTAGCCACTTGGTTCGGTAGAGTTGCAGTGGGAGTATTTGTATTTCTCAAGCTTGCATCCTTACTTATGGGAGGTGGAATATGGTGA
- a CDS encoding PspA/IM30 family protein, translating to MTILTRFKDIMSSNINALLDKAENPEKMIDQILRNLNKDLGNVKAETASIMAQEQRAKRELDECAEEVNKMERYAIKALEANNEDDARKFLEKKTELTAKQAELQESYDLSQSNAIRMREMHDKLVADIGELESRRTMIKGKMAVAKTQDRINQIGSSVNSANRSISAFERMEEKANRALDEANAMAELNRGTKDDIKDLTAKYDQNTDIDDELAGLKKRLNK from the coding sequence ATGACTATTTTAACGAGATTTAAGGATATTATGTCTAGTAATATTAATGCATTATTAGATAAAGCTGAAAATCCAGAGAAAATGATAGATCAAATTTTAAGAAATCTTAATAAGGATTTAGGTAATGTAAAGGCTGAAACTGCATCTATAATGGCACAAGAACAAAGGGCAAAAAGAGAATTAGACGAATGTGCAGAAGAAGTTAATAAAATGGAAAGGTATGCCATAAAGGCATTGGAGGCAAACAATGAAGATGATGCTAGGAAATTCTTAGAGAAAAAAACAGAGCTTACTGCAAAACAAGCTGAACTACAAGAATCCTATGATTTGAGCCAAAGTAATGCCATAAGAATGAGAGAAATGCACGACAAATTAGTTGCAGATATTGGGGAATTAGAATCTAGAAGGACTATGATAAAAGGAAAGATGGCAGTAGCTAAAACTCAAGATAGGATCAATCAAATTGGCTCATCTGTAAATTCTGCCAATAGATCTATATCTGCATTTGAAAGAATGGAAGAAAAAGCAAACAGAGCTTTAGATGAAGCAAATGCCATGGCAGAACTTAATAGAGGTACAAAGGATGATATAAAGGATTTAACAGCTAAATATGACCAAAATACAGATATAGATGATGAGTTGGCAGGACTTAAGAAAAGATTAAATAAATAA
- a CDS encoding GNAT family protein, translating into MYRLTGERIILREYRKEDLTYMRNWVNDIEITQYLSDIFLYPHTLNNTESFLDALLQGNSNMRGFVIAHKETEEYIGQADLVKIDWINRVATLGIVIGTKDNLNKGYGSESIKLIQEFVFNSLNLHKLDLEVSAHNERAINCYKKCGFKEEGRIRENSFKNGKYVDTIFMGILKREYKSM; encoded by the coding sequence TTGTATAGATTAACTGGAGAAAGGATTATTTTAAGAGAATATAGAAAAGAAGATTTGACTTATATGCGAAATTGGGTAAATGATATAGAGATTACACAATACCTAAGTGATATTTTTCTATACCCCCATACATTAAATAATACTGAAAGCTTTTTAGATGCATTGTTACAAGGCAATTCTAATATGAGAGGTTTTGTTATTGCCCATAAAGAGACTGAAGAATATATTGGGCAAGCAGACCTAGTTAAAATTGATTGGATTAATAGAGTTGCTACTTTGGGAATTGTAATAGGCACAAAAGATAATTTAAATAAGGGGTATGGCTCAGAATCAATTAAATTAATACAGGAATTTGTATTTAACAGTCTAAACCTTCATAAATTAGATCTAGAAGTAAGCGCTCATAATGAAAGAGCCATTAATTGCTATAAAAAATGTGGCTTTAAGGAGGAAGGTAGAATAAGAGAGAATTCTTTTAAGAATGGAAAATATGTAGATACTATATTTATGGGGATATTAAAAAGAGAGTATAAATCTATGTAG
- a CDS encoding DUF5052 family protein, producing MKNKRNSKLILSIVLGFLIMGLSGCAIIRDKLATIRGDLIGVHFNISTYDHYANKTLSVEGSKITVGLFENDANNDLESTGFGSSVLEITINGNEMLQVGNTVIFAEDGLDMVEGFQVPTDINVKSGGGFVPLDRYINDLKNKIGKEKTIIISSQMGIPIGVYQGKSVYVTVPDNLPKMTRLNIDGKSLYIHRANYVIIDSNLIT from the coding sequence ATGAAAAATAAAAGAAATAGCAAATTGATTTTATCAATTGTTTTAGGGTTTTTAATTATGGGATTATCTGGATGTGCCATAATTAGAGATAAACTTGCCACAATAAGAGGAGATTTGATTGGCGTACATTTTAATATATCCACATACGATCACTATGCTAACAAAACCCTTTCAGTAGAGGGGAGTAAAATAACAGTAGGACTATTTGAAAATGATGCTAATAATGACTTAGAATCTACAGGATTTGGATCTAGTGTATTGGAGATAACCATTAATGGAAATGAGATGTTACAAGTTGGTAATACAGTTATTTTTGCAGAAGATGGACTAGATATGGTAGAGGGATTCCAAGTTCCAACTGATATAAATGTAAAATCAGGTGGTGGATTTGTACCCTTAGATAGATATATAAATGATTTGAAAAATAAAATTGGCAAGGAAAAAACAATTATTATATCAAGTCAAATGGGGATTCCAATAGGAGTGTACCAAGGTAAAAGTGTATATGTAACAGTGCCAGATAATTTGCCTAAGATGACGAGATTAAATATAGATGGAAAGAGTTTATATATTCATAGAGCAAATTATGTTATTATAGATTCAAATTTAATAACATAA
- a CDS encoding DUF5052 family protein codes for MKNKRNSKLILSIVLGFLIMGLSGCAIIRDKLATIRGDLIGVHFNISTYDHYANKILSVEGSKITVGLLENDANNGLESTGFESSVLEITINGNKMLQVSNTAVLQKTG; via the coding sequence GTGAAAAATAAAAGAAATAGCAAATTGATTTTATCAATTGTTTTAGGGTTTTTAATTATGGGATTATCTGGATGTGCCATAATTAGAGATAAACTTGCCACAATAAGAGGAGATTTGATTGGCGTACATTTTAATATATCCACATATGACCATTATGCTAACAAAATCCTTTCAGTAGAGGGAAGCAAAATAACAGTAGGGCTGCTTGAAAATGATGCTAATAATGGCTTAGAATCTACAGGATTTGAATCTAGTGTATTGGAGATAACCATTAATGGAAATAAGATGTTGCAAGTTAGTAATACAGCTGTTTTGCAGAAGACAGGCTAG